A segment of the Coffea arabica cultivar ET-39 chromosome 8c, Coffea Arabica ET-39 HiFi, whole genome shotgun sequence genome:
ATCATTGAGTACTATTAccgataaaaaaaataataataatactagttgctgcaaaaacaaaaataaaatcattCCCAGCATCTTATACCCAACCTAATGAGCTGAAGCTGTAACATCTCTTGTCCATAACAGCATGCAACTCTCTCAATAAATGACTGCTGCTgggatattttattttaaatgccTTGTACAATCTCCAAATTCTGGCTACATCTTCTTTCTGTCTATGGATGATACTACATTTCATGtctgtagtacatattcttctCTTTGGTTTCTGAGCAATTAAAGTGTCACCCTCCCTCAATTGAGAAACCATGCAAGATCTTTTGTCAATTGATGTGATCCGTCCCAAGTTGCTTTTAGCATGGCCTGACATTGGTTAGGTTAATGAAGTTATATCTCACAAATTGTGTTGGTGCAAGCCGCTGTAGCCTATTACATTTTAATCATCTGACACTCTGTTTAAGTCACTATATATGCAGGACATAAATTAAGTTTTTTCTGTTAAGAACCTACTTTTGTGAGATTCTAACCAAgtttttttaattatcaaattGTTTTTGTTGGTGGATAACAAATTGGAGCTTTTCTAGATCTAACTTGTAATTCAAGTAGCTGTTCAATCTGTGTCAATTGCATGCTTGTTAAGTGAAGGCATCTGGTGTTTCAGGGAGATCATGAGTGAGAGTGGGCTTCGGTTGATGCGCAATTAGCACTATGGACTAAATTCCTGGTCTTGTTTCCTATTAATCTATCAGCTTGGTCTGCTTCGTGTAGTCTATGTTTTATTTACTAGTACCAGTTACATAGCGAGTACAGTGCCTTGCCTCAACATTTATACTTCGGCTGGTGTGTCATCTGAAATGGTTTGCATATAGAAAGGATCTCCTGTTGTTGAGGTTCCATTagttttcatttcttctttgaACTGTTATTGTTTGTTTCATCTTTTATGTTGTTTAATTTTTGCTGAAAGGAATTGATAAAGGGGTTTACGGTGTCATGGTTGGCGTGCAGTATGAGAGATTACTACCATTAATATTGTAGATTTAACAACTGTAGCAGTTACAAGGAAGAATTATTGGCAACATGTTACAAACAGAAGACTTTTAAAATGAATGTTTTGCCTATGTTAAGCTATGTGCTCTAAcgtttttgtttcttgtttttagGTGAAATTGCCTTGAGGTGACGTATGATTGTTTGTTGGCAAAACCTGATTATTTCCAATGCTGGGTTAGTCCAACGATTCTTTCCACTACCAGTTAAGATGTGCTAAAGAAAGACAAAAATGCTGAAGTTTTAATTGTGGCTTTCACACTTTTTAGTCAATAATCTGTTCAATTTTGTGCTGAACTATAAATAGGAGAGGCAAGTCAGCTATATTGTGCCTGCCTGAACCTGCTAAGAAGATAAAGttctaaatttgaatttttaacCAGTGGCAAAAGTAAATTGCATTTCCTTTCGTTTCCAGATGGACTTCTAGGAAAATAAATCTATAGCTTTTATTGAACACTGTTTTCCATTTGTTTTCAGTGTTATTGTGATCACTCCAAGTTGTAACTTATGCTTCAAAAAGTTGACAAAGGGCACACTTAACCTAGTAGCATTATTCACAAAGTTTCAATGGATGTGTAGTGTTTCAGCCTAAAATGTATAAGAATAAAATGATCATGGAAAAAATTTCAGAGGCCTTTTCACCATTTGAGCCAAACTAAAGCAAACAAAACTGTTAGTGCTTTTATTAATACTATGACTCTAACATAACTACTAACATGACAAACAATTGTGCAATGATCATTCTATGTATAAAGAATTGTGATGTTGGCACTTCACTTTTGTTACTGGTACTTCATTCTTTCTGTGATAGTTTCGAAATGAAGAAGTGAAGTTCCACTAACAAAAGGTGGAGTAAGTAACAACATCTCCTCTGCAAaagaaatatataaatgttcCAAATGTGAAAAGGCAAAAACAAGATTTACGGCAAGTAAATGCCTAACATGACAACCTGCAGACAGACTTGATCTCTTGTTATCTCACACATTATACTTTGACACAATCATCGACCTCTCAGGTTGACAGGCTCCAAATCAGACCGGAATGGGAAAACATCAGCAGCAAAACAGAGGCCATCAAGCAGCTCAATCTCATTGTAACTAGAATCTTGCAGCTTGTAGAATATCATTTTTCTGAAGGCCTTCAGAAGAGCTATATCTGCATTGTAGAAACCAGCTGGGGAGGGAAATGATACCTCCTTTGCAGGCAAATCAATATTCACTTCTTTTATCAATTTCCATCTGGGATGTTTCCGGTCTAAAACACCCCATAAGTGTATATGTCCTTCCGGTGTCTTGCAAATGAATCCAAGTTTTCCTTCATACTCTACAAGTTGCTTGCATGAGTACTCGCAATTCTTGCATACAAGCTCAGGCAATGGAAAGGTGTGGTAAGTTTCTTGTTCATGATTGAAGGCAAGGACGTTATCCTCAGTTGTGAGCCAGTATATCAATCCACTTGCATAAACAGACTGGTTATTGTCAAACATTTCCCCATGCGGCAACAAGATGTCCTCTGCTCTCCTCCATGACCATCTCTCTGAGTCAAAAATCTCGCAGTGGTAATTATAGAAATCTGGTCGCCTAAAACGTGGAAAATTGAAAGAAACCATGAGAATACGTAATCATTTTAGTTGATTACTGTGAGTGATGCATGAATTCTGATAGAGACTGAAAAAGTAACAAAACTTTTAAAGAGAGGGGAGAACAAAAATTTGCAGCTCATAGCTTATTTGCGCGTGGAAGTTTATCTGGAGATAGAAATCAACAACATCATC
Coding sequences within it:
- the LOC113705908 gene encoding uncharacterized protein; translation: MVSFNFPRFRRPDFYNYHCEIFDSERWSWRRAEDILLPHGEMFDNNQSVYASGLIYWLTTEDNVLAFNHEQETYHTFPLPELVCKNCEYSCKQLVEYEGKLGFICKTPEGHIHLWGVLDRKHPRWKLIKEVNIDLPAKEVSFPSPAGFYNADIALLKAFRKMIFYKLQDSSYNEIELLDGLCFAADVFPFRSDLEPVNLRGR